The window CAAGCGCGTCGAAGCCGATGGTGGGCGCAAGCGCGTCATCGCGCAGCGCGGTCCCCACGAGATGGCCTTCGAAGCCGACGAGATCTTCCTCGCGCTGGGGCGCAGGCCCAACGTCGACGGCCTGGGTTTGGAGCGAGCGGGCGTCAGGTCCGATGCGCGGGGCGTGAAGGTCAACGAGTATCTCGAGACCACCAACCCGGATATCTGCGCGGCGGGCGATGTCACCGGCAGCTACGAGCTCGTGCACGTGGCCGTCTACGAAGGCCAATTGGCCGCGCACAACGCGTTCGACAAGGACAAGAGACGGTCGCAGTACGACCTGCAGCACGCACGCGCGGTGTTCACCGACCCGCAGGTGGCGATCGCTGGCAAGACCGAGCGGCAACTGAGCGAGCTGGGCATCAGCTATTCGTCGTCGGCCTTCCCGTTCGACGACCTCGGCAAAGCGATCAGCGCGAACCTGACCCAGGGCTTCATCAAGGTGATGGCCGGAAAGGATGGCGTCATCTTGGGCGTCACCATCGTCGGCGCTGAAGCTGCCGATCTCATCCACGAGGCGATAGCCTTGCTGTACTTCAAGGCCAACGTGCGCGACGTGCTGGAGATGCCGCACTTGCATCCGACGCTGTCGGAGATCATCACCTATCCGGCAGAAGAGCTGTGCGAACGGCTCGAGGGCGAAGCGCGTGTCCTCGTCTGCCCGTAAGCGCACGCTGTTCGAGCATCCCCGGCTCTACGATCTAGCATTCGGCTTTCGAGATTTCGTCGAGCAGACCGACGGGCTGCTGGCGCTGGCCTCGCGCTATGGCGCGCGAGCGCCGTC of the Candidatus Eremiobacteraceae bacterium genome contains:
- a CDS encoding FAD-dependent oxidoreductase, with amino-acid sequence MSTHEFDLCVIGAGSAGFAAATTARRMGKRVSLVDGDGPLGGLCILRGCMPSKTVLRSAEVAHLARTAGDVGVTVSGVAPDVAAVIARKRRIIEGFADYRVGGIKEFPLFRGQPTFTGPHELAIGPDTIRASKFVLSTGSVVNLPDIPGLREAGYVTSDDVLELEKPPRSFITLGGGPTACELSQYLRRMDCDVTMVQRSPTILSSEDPDVGEALGSALEDDGIQLHTATVVKRVEADGGRKRVIAQRGPHEMAFEADEIFLALGRRPNVDGLGLERAGVRSDARGVKVNEYLETTNPDICAAGDVTGSYELVHVAVYEGQLAAHNAFDKDKRRSQYDLQHARAVFTDPQVAIAGKTERQLSELGISYSSSAFPFDDLGKAISANLTQGFIKVMAGKDGVILGVTIVGAEAADLIHEAIALLYFKANVRDVLEMPHLHPTLSEIITYPAEELCERLEGEARVLVCP